The Leptolyngbyaceae cyanobacterium genome includes the window GCTGAAATTGTTCTTGCACTAAACGCTGCATTCCATAGCCCACTTTAAATACGATTTGGGGATAACGGGTAATTTCTACCCAAGGTACTCTTTCGTACTGACTCAAGGGATGATTGGCTGACATCAATACCTCTATTGGTTCACTGTAAAGCACGTCAACCACCATTTCCGGGCTAGCAGTTAAAAAGCGATTATTCATCACAATAGCAAGATCGACTAAGCCATCCTTGAGAACTTTCAAAGCGCGATCGCTTCCTAAAGAAGTCACTCGCAATTGTACGGCTGGATAATCTTGACAAAATTTTTCTAATACTGGGGGCAAATTATAAGCGCAGATGGAAGGAATCGCGGCGACGCAAAGTTCTGGTTGTTTTCCTGCCAATAATTCCGCTAATTCCTGGGTGGCATTTTCCCATTCCAGGCAGATTTTCCGGGCGCGGGGCAAAAACCTTTCTCCTGCTAATGTTAGCTTCGCCTGATTGCTTCTGTGAAATAAAGATAAACCAACATCCGCCTCTAAAGATTGGATTTGCCGACTGATGGTAGATTGAGTAACCCCACATTTTCTGGCAGCTTGTTGAAAACTGCCTGTTTCCGCGATCGCTAGGAATGCCTGCAATTGCTCTAGCCGCATTTTGATGTAGCCTGAATTATATATTTAAGGTCTTGCCATGACCTTAGCTTATTCGCTGACTCATTTTAGTAGATTTTGATACCGCTTGCACATTCGTTCATAATTCAGGAATCTGAATTCAGGAGTCAGA containing:
- a CDS encoding LysR family transcriptional regulator; this translates as MRLEQLQAFLAIAETGSFQQAARKCGVTQSTISRQIQSLEADVGLSLFHRSNQAKLTLAGERFLPRARKICLEWENATQELAELLAGKQPELCVAAIPSICAYNLPPVLEKFCQDYPAVQLRVTSLGSDRALKVLKDGLVDLAIVMNNRFLTASPEMVVDVLYSEPIEVLMSANHPLSQYERVPWVEITRYPQIVFKVGYGMQRLVQEQFQRLGASMNAVLELNTLDAFRGMVRQGNAIALLPKTAVLDAQYDPTLVVRSTAEPTLKRQVVLVTTCDRIQIPPIQHFRHLVHKLIGIQSDLVSSSSSPTNIAASLPKSIAI